AAGGTATAGTTCTTACACAATCTTCGGCTGTATACACATCAATGGAACGGGACATGGTTACGGCTTATGCCCAATTGTCAGCTGAACCTGCACAAGCAAGCGAAGCGGCCACGACGATTGCCCGGATGCATGCCGATCTGGGGCCATTAGCTGCGAAAACCAGCTATTCAATGCTGGATGCTACAACGATTCTGCTTCGAGAAGGCTTAGAAGCACTGCTAGTCGTTATCGCGCTGCTTGGATTCCTAACGAAATCCGGTCATGCGGATAAGAAGAAGTGGATTTGGTTTGGTGTCATTGGAGGCTTGGTGGTCAGTATTGCTTTGGGGATCGTTGTTCAACAGCTCTTCTCGGCAACGGCCTTTGGCAATAACAACTTCTTGATCGCGGGCTGTACAGGTATTTTTGCCGCTGTGATGCTGCTTTATATGAGCTATTGGCTGCATAGCAAATCCAACATTTCCAATTGGCAGCAGTATATCCGGGATCAAAGCGTCAAAGCTCTGGCTACGGGAAGTTTGGCTTCACTGAGTGTGCTTGCCTTTCTAGCTGTTTTTCGTGAAGGGACAGAAACCGTTCTATTCATGATCGGGATGGCATCCTCGATTAGTTTGAAATCTTTAGTTGGAGGTATCGCGATTGGCGTTGCTGTTCTGTTGATCGTTTCTATCTTGATTTTGAAAATTGGGTTAAAAATACCGATGCGCCCCTTTTTCCTTGTATCCAGCTTTTTTGTTTTCTATCTCTGCTTCAAATTTGCCGGGATGGGTGTGCACGGACTGCAACTGGCAGGTTATTTGCCGGCAACGACAGCTTCTTGGCTTCCTAGCTGGGATTTCGTTGCCTTGTATCCCACGTTGGAAAGCGCGATTCCGCAGCTAATTCTCTTATTGGCAGCCGTCTTCGCAGTCCTTAGGGATCGTTATAAAACTATTCAAGTTAGAAATACAGCTCTAAACAAATAAATCCTATAAATAGAAACTCGGAGGGGACTTTTCCATGAACAAACGTCAACAACTTATTATTCTTACAGCAGCTACAGCATTGGTACTCGCAGGCTGCGGCAAATCAGAAACAACAGAGGTAACTAAGGTTCCTTTCAAAGATGGTTCGGCGGCATTAACGACAAGTCTTGACCAATTAAAAACACAATTGGATGCAAGCAAAGTAAAAGATCCTAAAAAGCTATCCTCCCAACTGGAAGATCAATGGGCTAGTTTTGAAGATGAAGTGAAACCAAAATTCCCAGAGCTTTATTTTAAAGTGGAAAAATTTCTAACCCCGCTGGAAGCTGGTTTGAAGCAAGACAAGCTGGACTATCCAACCTTGACGGCGCTTAATAACAATTTGAAAACAGCCGTTACGGAACTGACAGCTTCCTTCGCTGATAACAAAGGAGCCGTCAATAAAGACGTGATTTCAGCTTCCAAAGAGCTTCAAGAGGCGGCAAAAGAATACAACAAGTACGTACAAGACCAAGGGAAACAACTGGTTACTCTTCTGGAACAACTTGATGCGGCTGTGAAGAGCGGTGATTTGAAAAAGGCACAAGAAGCCTATGGACAATCCCGGATGCCCTATGAGAGAATTGAGCCTATCATTGAAACTTTCAGCGAGCTGGACGGAGTCATGGACGCGCGTGTGGATGATTTCAAGAACGAAAAAGATCCTGCATTTACAGGCTATCACCGCATAGAGTATTTGCTGTTCGTGAAGAAAAATGTGAAAGATGCAGAAACCTATTCTGCTCGGTTACTGGAAGACGGCAAGAAAATGCAGCAGGCTATTGCTTCAACAACCATTGAACCAGCAGATTTCATCGCCGGCGTGGGTGAGCTGATGGAAGAAGCGCAGTCCAGCAAAATCACAGGTGAAGAAGAGCGTTGGAGCGGTGCGACAGTTCCTGTTATTCGGGCAAATGTTGAAGGTGCCAAAGCCATTTATGATCTGGTTAAAGGTGAATTGAAGAAGAAAGACGCGGCACTCGATGAGAAGATCAGCAAAAGCTTGAATACGGTTATCGAGACGATGAACACACTTTCTCCTGTAGGTACAACTTGGAATGATTTCAGTAAAATTGAACAATCCAAACAAGTGGATTTGAAAAATAAATTAGAAGCTCTGGCAGAACCGCTTGTCAAAATGCCAGGCACTTTAAGTAAATAAATAAAGATTGTGAAGGGGTGTCACGGGTATGGGGGATAAAATGAATCGCCGTGCTTTTTTGGGGATGACGGCAGCGGGTGCTGCCGGTGTAGTATTAGGAGATTTGCTAGGGAAAACCAAACAAATTCTGCCTGGCGGTTCTCATGTGGCATCAGCGGATGTTGCGAATGAAACCATCTCATTCTATGGTGCCCATCAAACCGGAGTTGTAACTCCTGCCCAGAACTTCGCTAATATTGCTGCTTTCGATGTTACAACATCGGACGTGAAAGAACTGCAAGAGCTTATGAAACATTGGACGGAAATGGCGGCAACGTTAATGGCTGGCAAGCCATTGGCGGCAGAACCGCAAGATGCCAAGTTTCCTCCTACAGATACTGGGGAACAAATCGGCCTAGATACGGGGAAGTTGACCATTACCTTCGCCGTGGGTGCAACGCTGTTTGACAAAGAGGGCGTAGACCGATTCGGTCTGCGTGCGAAGAAGCCTGCTGGCCTTACTGAAATGCCTATTTTTCACAAAGATACGTTACAAGAGCAATTAACGCACGGGGATATCGTGATTCAGGCTTGTTCGGATGATCCGATGATTTGCTTCCATGCGATTCGCAACTTAGCCAAAGCGGCACGCGGTGTTGCTCATCTGCGTTGGCAGCAAACCGGAC
Above is a genomic segment from Paenibacillus sp. HWE-109 containing:
- a CDS encoding FTR1 family iron permease, whose protein sequence is MRKVFMASWIALMMFMAIPFTANAAAENDLAKADEGIVSAIQAAESGKLEEASKLFDTFQMNWLTYEEGIKERSLAAYQKIEQAMGEVSFQTLKQPVDAVKLVAGLKDLHNLNQNFIDGKLDTFGKVAKSDGNVTVASLLTLLESASDQIKQNDIAGASASIQTLRNSWLQIEGIVLTQSSAVYTSMERDMVTAYAQLSAEPAQASEAATTIARMHADLGPLAAKTSYSMLDATTILLREGLEALLVVIALLGFLTKSGHADKKKWIWFGVIGGLVVSIALGIVVQQLFSATAFGNNNFLIAGCTGIFAAVMLLYMSYWLHSKSNISNWQQYIRDQSVKALATGSLASLSVLAFLAVFREGTETVLFMIGMASSISLKSLVGGIAIGVAVLLIVSILILKIGLKIPMRPFFLVSSFFVFYLCFKFAGMGVHGLQLAGYLPATTASWLPSWDFVALYPTLESAIPQLILLLAAVFAVLRDRYKTIQVRNTALNK
- a CDS encoding EfeM/EfeO family lipoprotein, with protein sequence MNKRQQLIILTAATALVLAGCGKSETTEVTKVPFKDGSAALTTSLDQLKTQLDASKVKDPKKLSSQLEDQWASFEDEVKPKFPELYFKVEKFLTPLEAGLKQDKLDYPTLTALNNNLKTAVTELTASFADNKGAVNKDVISASKELQEAAKEYNKYVQDQGKQLVTLLEQLDAAVKSGDLKKAQEAYGQSRMPYERIEPIIETFSELDGVMDARVDDFKNEKDPAFTGYHRIEYLLFVKKNVKDAETYSARLLEDGKKMQQAIASTTIEPADFIAGVGELMEEAQSSKITGEEERWSGATVPVIRANVEGAKAIYDLVKGELKKKDAALDEKISKSLNTVIETMNTLSPVGTTWNDFSKIEQSKQVDLKNKLEALAEPLVKMPGTLSK
- the efeB gene encoding iron uptake transporter deferrochelatase/peroxidase subunit; this encodes MGDKMNRRAFLGMTAAGAAGVVLGDLLGKTKQILPGGSHVASADVANETISFYGAHQTGVVTPAQNFANIAAFDVTTSDVKELQELMKHWTEMAATLMAGKPLAAEPQDAKFPPTDTGEQIGLDTGKLTITFAVGATLFDKEGVDRFGLRAKKPAGLTEMPIFHKDTLQEQLTHGDIVIQACSDDPMICFHAIRNLAKAARGVAHLRWQQTGQLGVKSQGTKRNLFGFKDGTNNPALNDENFMKNNVWLESGDGAAWLAGGTYMVVRRIHMRIETWDQQTYSAQETIIGRQKVSGAPLDGHAEMDQPKFSEDDQGKVTALDSHIRLSNPRAGESSERERILRRGYNFMENLDDVGRINAGLLFVCFNRNIQTQFESIQKRLTNPKLPDQMLAYTDTTGGGYFAVLPGVTAKGSYLGQGLFA